In a single window of the Eshraghiella crossota genome:
- the arcC gene encoding carbamate kinase, with product MKNNKIVVALGRNAFGETFPEQKANVAKAARAIADLVEAKYQVVITHSNGPQVGMIQTAMTEFARLDSKYTVAPMSLCSAMSQGYIGYDLQNAIRTELLNRGIYKTVSTIITQVKVDPFDRAFNNPTKIIGRYMTKEEAEAEEAKGNYVVEEEKGYRRIIAAPKPMDIYEIDAVRALLDAGQVVIAAGGGGIPVLEQRTVLKGASAIIEKDYVAARLAELIDADTLLFLTEGDKLVINADNDNRKEFDTVKADELKQYVNKNNLGEITTLPKVDAAVGFVLAGEGRKAVIANLEKAKEALAGKTGTTII from the coding sequence ATGAAAAATAATAAAATAGTAGTTGCACTGGGAAGGAATGCTTTCGGAGAGACATTCCCTGAGCAGAAAGCTAATGTAGCCAAGGCTGCAAGAGCTATAGCTGATCTTGTGGAAGCAAAGTATCAGGTTGTGATAACACACAGTAATGGACCACAGGTTGGAATGATTCAGACAGCGATGACTGAGTTTGCGAGACTTGATTCAAAATATACAGTAGCACCAATGTCACTTTGCAGTGCCATGAGCCAGGGATATATAGGATATGACCTTCAGAATGCCATAAGAACAGAACTTCTTAACAGAGGCATATATAAGACGGTATCCACAATTATAACACAGGTTAAAGTGGATCCTTTTGACCGTGCGTTTAATAATCCTACCAAGATTATCGGCAGATATATGACAAAGGAAGAAGCAGAGGCAGAGGAAGCAAAAGGTAATTATGTTGTAGAGGAAGAAAAAGGCTACAGAAGAATAATTGCAGCACCTAAGCCAATGGATATATATGAGATAGATGCCGTAAGGGCATTGCTTGACGCAGGTCAGGTTGTAATTGCTGCAGGCGGCGGCGGAATACCTGTGCTTGAACAGAGAACAGTTCTTAAGGGTGCAAGTGCAATTATTGAAAAAGACTACGTTGCGGCAAGACTTGCAGAACTTATTGATGCAGATACACTTTTATTTCTTACAGAAGGTGATAAATTAGTAATTAATGCAGATAATGATAATAGAAAAGAATTTGATACTGTAAAAGCTGATGAACTTAAACAGTATGTCAACAAAAACAATCTTGGCGAAATAACCACACTTCCTAAAGTAGATGCTGCAGTAGGATTTGTACTTGCGGGAGAGGGAAGAAAGGCTGTTATTGCCAATCTTGAAAAAGCTAAAGAAGCTCTTGCCGGTAAGACAGGAACAACAATTATTTAA
- a CDS encoding CobW family GTP-binding protein, with product MTKVTIISGFLGAGKTTFIKKLIEEIYKGQKVVLIENEFGEIGIDGGFLKDAGVQINEMNSGCICCSLVGDFGKALKQVSHDYTPDMIIIEPSGVGKLSDVIAAVENVKEEADLELENFITVADATKCKLYMKNFGEFYNNQIESATTVVLSRTQNVDEAKLETAVNLIKEHNDKASIITTPWDELTGEQIISALKHTSLVDDMLKDMDICPECGHHHEDDEECCHHDHEHHHHDHDEECCHHDHEHHHHDHDEECCHHDHEHHDHDHDGECCHHEHGHHHADDVFNSWGTETPHKYDREEIEAILKRLVETEEFGVILRAKGMVPDKNGSWIYFDAVPGEYELRDGQPEYTGKLCVIGTNVEPEKMEELFLLK from the coding sequence ATGACTAAAGTAACTATTATTTCAGGCTTTTTGGGAGCCGGTAAAACAACATTTATTAAAAAATTAATTGAAGAGATTTACAAAGGACAGAAGGTAGTCCTTATTGAGAATGAATTTGGTGAAATCGGTATTGACGGCGGTTTTCTTAAAGATGCCGGTGTACAGATTAACGAAATGAATTCAGGATGTATATGCTGTTCTCTTGTAGGTGATTTTGGCAAAGCTCTTAAGCAGGTGTCACATGATTATACACCTGATATGATTATAATTGAACCATCAGGAGTCGGTAAGCTTTCAGATGTAATTGCAGCAGTTGAGAATGTCAAAGAAGAAGCAGACCTTGAACTTGAGAACTTTATAACAGTTGCAGATGCCACAAAGTGTAAGCTTTATATGAAGAATTTCGGTGAATTTTATAATAACCAGATTGAAAGTGCCACAACAGTTGTTCTAAGCAGAACCCAGAATGTGGATGAAGCCAAGCTTGAAACAGCTGTTAATCTTATTAAAGAGCATAATGACAAAGCTTCTATTATTACCACACCATGGGATGAACTGACAGGAGAGCAGATTATATCTGCACTTAAGCACACATCACTTGTTGACGATATGCTTAAGGATATGGATATCTGCCCTGAGTGTGGACATCATCATGAAGATGATGAAGAATGCTGCCATCACGACCATGAACACCATCATCACGACCATGATGAAGAGTGCTGCCATCACGACCATGAACACCATCATCACGACCATGATGAAGAATGCTGCCATCACGACCATGAACATCATGATCACGACCATGATGGAGAATGTTGCCATCATGAACATGGACATCATCATGCGGATGACGTATTTAACAGCTGGGGAACGGAAACTCCTCATAAGTATGACAGAGAAGAGATTGAAGCTATTCTTAAACGTCTTGTTGAGACAGAAGAATTCGGCGTTATTTTAAGAGCAAAGGGAATGGTTCCTGATAAAAACGGTTCATGGATATATTTTGATGCTGTACCCGGTGAATATGAATTAAGAGACGGACAGCCGGAATATACAGGTAAGCTTTGTGTTATCGGGACTAATGTTGAACCTGAAAAGATGGAAGAACTTTTCCTGTTAAAATAA
- a CDS encoding GTP-binding protein, producing MELPVFIINGFLESGKTAFIKDTLKGEDFNDGTRSLIIACEDGEEEYSEIEMQKVNAKVVFVEDMDEFTKDFFIAKCNESKAERVFVEFNGMWNLGDFIDKLPSFMPVAQIITLVNAETYDMYLANMKQLMMEQYKLSEMVIINRCTKDSDRAAYRRSVKAVNGRAQVYFESSDGSSNEIEEILPFDVTKDEIDIADSDYGIWYMDAMDNPEKYDGKIIKAKVVVYKPKQYNNKGMFAPGRFAMTCCVEDIRFIGFKCVLDDKTAEELKPFSDREFIDLTAKAKVEYCKEYKGDGVVLYAMDIKGAKKPEDDLVYFN from the coding sequence ATGGAGTTACCTGTTTTTATAATTAATGGTTTCCTTGAAAGCGGAAAAACAGCATTTATCAAAGATACGTTAAAAGGAGAAGATTTCAATGACGGAACAAGAAGTCTTATAATTGCATGCGAAGACGGAGAAGAGGAATATTCTGAAATTGAAATGCAGAAGGTTAATGCAAAAGTAGTATTTGTCGAGGATATGGATGAATTTACAAAAGATTTCTTTATCGCTAAGTGCAATGAATCTAAAGCAGAAAGAGTATTTGTTGAATTTAACGGAATGTGGAATCTCGGAGATTTCATTGATAAACTTCCTTCGTTTATGCCGGTGGCACAGATAATTACTCTTGTCAATGCCGAGACCTACGATATGTATCTTGCCAATATGAAGCAGCTTATGATGGAACAGTATAAGTTGTCGGAAATGGTTATTATTAACAGATGTACCAAAGATTCTGACAGGGCGGCTTACAGAAGAAGTGTTAAAGCCGTAAACGGAAGAGCACAGGTGTATTTTGAATCATCGGACGGAAGTTCCAATGAAATTGAAGAGATACTGCCGTTTGACGTCACTAAAGATGAGATTGATATTGCCGACAGTGATTACGGAATCTGGTATATGGATGCAATGGATAATCCTGAAAAATATGACGGTAAAATTATTAAAGCTAAAGTAGTGGTATATAAACCAAAACAATATAATAATAAAGGAATGTTCGCACCGGGTCGTTTTGCAATGACCTGTTGTGTGGAAGATATCAGATTTATCGGCTTTAAATGTGTACTGGATGATAAGACAGCAGAAGAACTGAAGCCTTTTTCCGACAGGGAATTTATTGACCTTACGGCTAAGGCAAAAGTTGAATATTGCAAGGAATATAAAGGTGATGGTGTTGTTTTATATGCAATGGATATAAAAGGTGCAAAAAAACCTGAAGATGATCTGGTATATTTTAATTAA